One Actinospica robiniae DSM 44927 genomic region harbors:
- a CDS encoding ABC transporter permease, translated as MRIREVFRFAVRGLRANKLRSGLTTLGILIGVGAVILLIAVGQGSGAAVQARINSLGSNLLLVTHQSGTVGRAASTRGGNVGSTGDLTPAIAQDLATSDQDPDVAVVAPVATTSVTATFQGASTTISQVVGTYPAYLSMSNYTVSQGSSFSTDDVNHARKDVVIGQTVVTDLFASIDPIGKTIDMNNVPYTVVGVLAAKGGGSTFDDPDDVALAPLSTVQDSLTGFGSLSEIAVQATTADSTSAAQAEVTNLLLDYLHESTSTEQFTVTNESSLLSTAQSTTQTFTVLLAAVAAISLLVGGIGVTNIMLVTVTERTREIGIRKALGAPKGAILGQFLIEAVFLSVFGGALGVLVGIIGSRFTIDGIKPVLVPTSIALAFGVSAVIGLVFGSLPANRAAKLHPIEALRHE; from the coding sequence ATGCGGATCCGCGAAGTCTTCCGGTTCGCCGTGCGCGGACTGCGGGCCAACAAGCTGCGCTCGGGCCTGACCACCCTGGGCATCCTGATCGGCGTCGGCGCGGTCATCCTGCTGATCGCGGTGGGCCAGGGCTCCGGCGCGGCGGTCCAAGCCCGGATCAACAGCCTGGGTTCGAACCTGCTGCTGGTCACGCACCAGAGCGGCACGGTCGGCCGGGCCGCCTCCACCCGCGGCGGCAACGTCGGCTCGACCGGCGACCTCACCCCGGCGATCGCCCAGGACCTGGCCACTTCCGATCAGGACCCTGACGTCGCCGTGGTCGCGCCGGTGGCGACCACCTCGGTCACCGCCACCTTCCAGGGCGCCTCGACCACCATCTCCCAGGTGGTCGGCACCTACCCGGCCTACCTGTCCATGTCGAACTACACCGTCAGCCAGGGCAGCTCGTTCAGCACCGACGACGTCAACCACGCGCGCAAGGACGTGGTGATCGGCCAGACCGTGGTGACCGACCTGTTCGCCTCGATCGACCCGATCGGCAAGACGATCGACATGAACAACGTGCCCTACACCGTGGTCGGCGTGCTGGCGGCCAAGGGCGGCGGCAGCACCTTCGACGACCCGGACGACGTGGCGCTCGCGCCGCTGAGCACGGTGCAGGACAGCCTCACCGGCTTCGGCTCGCTCAGCGAGATCGCGGTGCAGGCGACCACCGCCGACTCCACCAGCGCGGCCCAGGCCGAGGTCACCAACCTGCTACTGGACTACCTGCACGAGAGCACCTCCACCGAGCAGTTCACGGTGACCAACGAGTCCTCGCTGCTCTCGACCGCGCAGTCCACCACGCAGACCTTCACCGTGCTGCTGGCCGCGGTGGCCGCGATCTCCCTGCTGGTCGGCGGAATCGGGGTGACCAACATCATGCTGGTCACGGTGACCGAGCGGACCCGGGAGATCGGCATCCGCAAGGCCCTGGGCGCGCCCAAGGGCGCGATCCTCGGCCAGTTCCTGATCGAAGCCGTGTTCCTGTCCGTGTTCGGCGGCGCCTTGGGCGTGCTCGTGGGCATCATCGGATCCCGCTTCACCATCGACGGCATCAAACCCGTGCTGGTCCCCACCTCGATCGCGCTGGCGTTCGGCGTGTCCGCGGTGATCGGACTGGTCTTCGGCTCCCTGCCGGCCAACCGGGCGGCCAAGCTGCACCCGATCGAGGCGCTGCGCCATGAGTAA
- a CDS encoding glycosyltransferase → MMTVDEAAGLCPSTRAATPRDVVIVANNIDEAGGAQRWTRSIGDILAARGHRVRLVGLGAVAKPHDYAAEHDGPLPYETSVLHPRPLRAVAPPSPYQRVVQPAVSLRRARWSALQHRGAAALSGILAPLDPRNAVVVCVQVLAMEWVALADTRGIPVIGMSHESYSASMNSTRGKRVQTLYRDLPRFVALTEQDAIDWTVSGGMNNATTIANPLPLPASGGADPAAHTCVALGRLSQEKGYDLLLEAWAQAVLARPETDWRLRLYGDGPDRAGLEAQAARLGVADSVVFEGATDQVRESLLGGSLFLSASRAEGFPMTLLEALSCGLPCIAFDCAPGVREILRGDEPDGDGTTTVNGVLVTPGNTETFGYQLGRLMDDAELRAKLAAAAPGSVARYSPEVIGERWDRLFDLVQR, encoded by the coding sequence ATGATGACCGTGGACGAGGCCGCCGGGCTGTGCCCGAGCACCCGGGCCGCCACCCCGCGCGACGTGGTGATCGTGGCGAACAACATCGACGAGGCGGGCGGCGCCCAGCGCTGGACCCGGTCGATAGGGGACATCCTCGCCGCGCGCGGCCACCGGGTGCGGCTGGTCGGCCTGGGCGCGGTGGCCAAGCCGCACGACTACGCCGCCGAGCACGACGGCCCGCTGCCGTACGAGACCAGCGTGCTGCATCCGCGGCCGCTGCGGGCTGTCGCCCCGCCTTCCCCGTACCAGCGGGTGGTACAGCCGGCCGTGTCGCTGCGTCGGGCCCGCTGGAGCGCCCTGCAGCACCGCGGCGCGGCCGCTCTGAGCGGGATACTGGCCCCGCTGGACCCGCGCAACGCGGTGGTGGTGTGCGTGCAGGTGCTCGCGATGGAGTGGGTCGCTCTGGCGGACACCCGCGGCATCCCGGTGATCGGGATGAGCCACGAGTCCTACTCCGCGTCGATGAACTCCACCCGTGGCAAGCGGGTGCAGACCCTCTACCGAGACCTGCCCCGGTTCGTCGCGCTGACCGAGCAGGACGCGATCGACTGGACCGTCTCGGGCGGGATGAACAACGCCACGACCATAGCGAATCCACTGCCGCTGCCCGCTTCCGGCGGCGCCGACCCCGCTGCGCACACCTGCGTCGCACTCGGCCGGCTGAGCCAGGAGAAGGGCTACGACCTGCTGCTCGAGGCGTGGGCCCAGGCCGTGCTCGCCCGGCCGGAGACGGACTGGCGGCTGCGGCTGTACGGCGACGGGCCGGACCGGGCCGGGCTCGAGGCTCAAGCGGCCCGGCTGGGCGTGGCCGACTCGGTGGTCTTCGAAGGCGCGACCGATCAGGTCCGCGAGTCCCTGCTCGGCGGCTCGCTCTTCCTGAGCGCCTCACGCGCGGAGGGCTTCCCGATGACGCTGCTGGAGGCGCTCTCGTGCGGCCTGCCGTGCATCGCCTTCGACTGCGCCCCGGGCGTGCGTGAGATCCTGCGCGGCGACGAGCCCGACGGCGACGGCACGACCACGGTCAACGGCGTACTGGTCACACCCGGAAACACCGAGACCTTCGGCTACCAGCTCGGCCGGCTGATGGACGACGCCGAACTGCGCGCGAAGCTGGCCGCGGCCGCGCCCGGATCGGTGGCCCGGTACTCCCCCGAGGTCATCGGCGAGCGCTGGGACCGGCTCTTCGATCTCGTCCAGCGCTGA
- a CDS encoding ABC transporter ATP-binding protein: MPAARASAVHISALTKVYGDGDAAVHALRGVDLDIPHGDYVAIMGSSGSGKSTMMNIIGCLDIPTAGSYRLDGIDIGSLDEAQLSLVRNRKIGFVFQSFNLLPRTSAFENVELPLVYGGVRGPERRRRALAALELVGLSDRVEHLPNQLSGGQQQRVAVARALVNAPSLILADEPTGNLDTHSSYEVMGLFDRLNALGRTIVVITHEEDIAEHAKRFVRLVDGRIVEDRRLSPVGGLPPKLGSAEADHTPKGADLPTAPLPGGAI; this comes from the coding sequence CTGCCGGCCGCGCGGGCCAGCGCCGTCCACATCAGCGCCCTGACCAAGGTCTACGGCGACGGCGACGCGGCCGTGCACGCGCTGCGCGGAGTCGACCTCGACATCCCGCACGGCGACTACGTGGCCATCATGGGCTCCTCCGGCTCCGGCAAGTCCACCATGATGAACATCATCGGCTGCCTCGACATCCCCACCGCCGGCAGCTACCGGCTCGACGGGATCGACATCGGCAGCCTGGACGAGGCGCAGCTGTCCCTGGTGCGCAACCGCAAGATCGGCTTCGTCTTCCAGTCCTTCAACCTGCTGCCGCGCACCTCGGCGTTCGAGAACGTGGAACTGCCGCTGGTCTACGGCGGGGTGCGCGGTCCGGAGCGGCGCCGCCGGGCGCTGGCCGCGCTCGAGCTCGTCGGGCTCTCCGACCGGGTCGAGCACCTGCCCAACCAGCTCTCCGGCGGCCAGCAGCAGCGGGTCGCGGTGGCCCGGGCACTGGTCAACGCGCCCTCGCTGATCCTGGCCGACGAGCCCACCGGCAACCTCGACACGCACTCGAGCTACGAGGTGATGGGCCTGTTCGACCGGCTCAACGCGCTCGGGCGCACCATCGTGGTGATCACCCACGAAGAGGACATCGCCGAGCACGCCAAGCGCTTCGTGCGCCTGGTGGACGGCCGGATCGTGGAGGACCGGCGGCTGAGCCCGGTCGGCGGCCTGCCGCCGAAGCTGGGCTCGGCCGAGGCCGACCACACCCCGAAGGGCGCGGACCTCCCGACCGCGCCGCTGCCGGGAGGCGCGATCTGA
- a CDS encoding HlyD family secretion protein translates to MKSFRSSRRRVALNSGLAVVLVGAGVAAYLEVGADSSASASSFTRTATVLRGPVTASVSASGNLALASQSSLAFGAAGKVTAVDVTVGQTVTAGQKLATVDATAANLALTEAQEQLTVAQDNLAKAQDGPSAQQQAVNNDQLRSDEAAVTADQQTVDDDKSGKVAAEQLSKDESALSNAENALQSARDQQALSAYVDPSALAQDQEAVTQAKAAVNNAQTEVDGTTITAPSAGTILSIAGQVGSQVSAGSSTTGASASSGSGGSSSTGTGSTSSSTGSSSSSSSAFITMADVSALQITADVSETDINSIKVGQAATVTLNAGTAGPLDAKVQTISPTSTTVSNVVEYAVTLSLSSAAPSGVRPGQSASILITTGSATNVLYVPTSAVTTTSSTSFVTVVESGRDVPTKVTTGVVGTTDTEITSGLTQGQTVLLTISAGTGSSTTGRGFGGIGTGGGFGGGGGFGGAGFGGGR, encoded by the coding sequence ATGAAGTCGTTTCGGTCCTCGCGCCGCCGTGTGGCGCTGAACTCGGGCCTGGCCGTCGTCCTGGTCGGCGCCGGGGTCGCCGCGTACCTCGAAGTGGGCGCGGACTCTTCGGCCTCCGCGAGCTCCTTCACCCGCACCGCCACGGTGTTGCGCGGCCCGGTGACCGCCTCGGTCTCCGCCTCCGGCAACCTGGCCCTGGCCTCCCAGTCCTCGCTCGCGTTCGGCGCCGCCGGCAAGGTCACCGCGGTCGATGTGACCGTCGGCCAGACCGTCACGGCCGGGCAGAAGCTCGCCACCGTCGACGCCACCGCGGCGAATCTGGCTCTGACCGAGGCCCAGGAGCAGCTGACGGTGGCCCAGGACAACCTGGCCAAGGCCCAGGACGGTCCGTCCGCACAGCAGCAGGCTGTGAACAACGATCAGTTGAGGTCGGACGAGGCCGCCGTCACCGCGGACCAGCAGACCGTCGATGACGACAAGTCGGGCAAGGTCGCGGCGGAGCAGTTGTCCAAGGACGAAAGCGCCCTGAGCAACGCCGAGAACGCGCTGCAGAGCGCCAGGGACCAGCAGGCGCTGAGCGCCTACGTCGATCCCAGTGCGCTGGCACAGGATCAGGAGGCTGTCACCCAGGCCAAGGCCGCCGTGAACAACGCGCAGACCGAGGTGGACGGCACCACCATCACCGCCCCCTCGGCCGGCACCATCCTGTCCATCGCCGGCCAGGTCGGCAGCCAGGTCAGCGCGGGCTCCTCCACCACCGGCGCGTCCGCCTCGTCCGGCTCCGGCGGCTCGAGCTCCACCGGCACCGGCTCCACCTCGTCCTCGACCGGCTCGAGCAGCTCGAGTTCCTCCGCCTTCATCACCATGGCGGACGTTTCCGCGCTGCAGATCACCGCGGACGTCTCCGAGACCGACATCAACTCGATCAAGGTCGGCCAGGCCGCCACGGTGACGCTCAACGCCGGCACCGCCGGGCCCCTCGACGCCAAGGTCCAGACCATCTCGCCCACCTCCACCACCGTCTCGAACGTGGTCGAGTACGCGGTCACCCTGAGCCTGAGCAGCGCCGCGCCCAGCGGAGTGCGGCCCGGCCAGTCCGCGTCGATCCTGATCACCACCGGCTCGGCGACCAACGTGCTGTACGTGCCGACCTCGGCCGTCACCACCACCAGCTCCACCTCTTTCGTGACCGTGGTGGAGAGCGGCCGGGACGTGCCGACGAAGGTCACCACCGGCGTCGTGGGCACCACCGACACCGAGATCACCAGCGGCCTGACCCAGGGCCAGACCGTGCTGCTCACCATCAGCGCGGGCACCGGCTCGTCCACCACAGGGCGCGGCTTCGGCGGCATCGGCACGGGCGGCGGGTTCGGCGGAGGCGGCGGCTTCGGCGGCGCTGGGTTCGGCGGCGGGAGGTGA
- a CDS encoding sensor histidine kinase has protein sequence MRLRLGPRRGWGSSLGRQKGKLRTRMTLAATLAVSVGIGAGVSFAYLALRSELVHNMQAQLAKQATSISTYVRRSSQPLPAVKPLPRWPGYQRGFGDSVTDTQMVYQNGDTGQLVQASTTGQLQLPVTAEDRLIAAGTAPAGYRDVNVQGTDLMLYTVQLGKGEALQVALPTTGLNAELDQIGLELGLAGLGGIVLSAALGWWVTRTALRPVARLTEAAERIAAEPRDLARGIELGGRADRDELGRLATSFNAMLAAVQDATNRQRQLVADASHELRTPLTSLRMNAEVLDKFDRLDPVDRKRVIASLLGGIDELTGLVADTMELARGEEREPVLAYLRWDELTRRVVERAEGHWPKIEFRLDLRPCTVVAASDRLERAVGNILNNAAKFSGGEGLIELALATDGRLTVRDHGPGIPPDDLAHVFDRFYRSAAMRDRPGSGLGLAIVAQVAEAHGGTVTAGNAVPGPGAVFTLALPTADH, from the coding sequence GTGAGACTGCGGCTCGGACCGCGCCGGGGCTGGGGCTCCTCGCTCGGGCGGCAGAAGGGCAAGCTGCGCACCCGGATGACGCTCGCGGCCACCCTCGCGGTGTCCGTGGGCATCGGCGCCGGGGTGAGCTTCGCCTACCTGGCGCTGCGGTCCGAGCTGGTGCACAACATGCAGGCGCAGCTGGCCAAGCAGGCCACCAGCATCTCCACCTACGTGCGCCGGTCCAGCCAACCCCTGCCCGCCGTGAAGCCGCTGCCCCGGTGGCCCGGCTACCAGCGCGGCTTCGGCGACTCCGTCACCGACACGCAGATGGTCTACCAGAATGGCGACACCGGCCAGCTGGTGCAGGCCTCGACCACGGGCCAGCTGCAGCTGCCGGTCACCGCCGAGGACCGGCTGATCGCGGCGGGCACCGCGCCGGCCGGCTACCGCGACGTCAACGTGCAGGGCACGGATCTGATGCTCTACACCGTGCAGCTCGGCAAGGGCGAGGCGCTGCAGGTCGCGCTGCCGACGACCGGCCTGAACGCCGAGCTCGACCAGATAGGGCTCGAACTGGGCCTGGCCGGCCTCGGCGGCATCGTCCTGTCGGCCGCGCTGGGCTGGTGGGTGACCCGGACCGCGCTGCGCCCGGTGGCCCGGCTGACCGAGGCGGCCGAGCGCATCGCCGCCGAGCCCCGGGACCTCGCCCGCGGCATCGAGCTGGGCGGCCGGGCGGACCGGGACGAGCTCGGCCGGCTGGCCACCAGCTTCAACGCGATGCTGGCCGCGGTCCAGGACGCCACGAACCGGCAGCGGCAGCTGGTCGCGGACGCCTCGCACGAGCTGCGCACGCCGCTGACCTCGCTGCGGATGAACGCCGAGGTGCTCGACAAGTTCGACCGGCTCGACCCGGTGGACCGCAAGCGGGTCATCGCCTCGCTGCTGGGCGGCATCGACGAGCTGACCGGCCTGGTCGCCGACACGATGGAGCTGGCCCGGGGCGAGGAGCGCGAGCCGGTGCTGGCCTACCTGCGCTGGGACGAGCTGACCCGGCGCGTGGTCGAGCGCGCCGAGGGCCACTGGCCGAAGATAGAGTTCCGCCTCGACCTGCGGCCGTGCACCGTCGTCGCCGCGTCCGACCGGCTCGAGCGGGCCGTGGGCAACATCCTGAACAACGCGGCCAAGTTCTCCGGCGGCGAGGGCCTGATCGAACTGGCCCTGGCCACCGACGGCCGGCTCACCGTGCGCGACCACGGCCCGGGCATTCCGCCGGACGACCTGGCGCACGTCTTCGACCGCTTCTACCGTTCCGCCGCGATGCGCGACCGGCCCGGCTCCGGGCTCGGCCTGGCCATCGTGGCCCAGGTCGCCGAGGCGCACGGCGGCACCGTGACCGCGGGCAACGCGGTGCCCGGGCCCGGCGCCGTCTTCACGCTGGCGCTGCCGACGGCGGACCACTGA
- a CDS encoding bifunctional glycosyltransferase/CDP-glycerol:glycerophosphate glycerophosphotransferase produces the protein MPEHNEVQAPDLSVVIIGYNDAARLPTAVRSVLEQTLHNVEVVIVDDHSGDDTPKVAERLAAQDPRVSYHRLPENSGGCSKPRNTGIDHARGRYVMFLDSDDVLDRHACLNMLQAAEENDADLVSGLCIRRHVNRSGLVEDVPWWPDLYTRRQVLDSVADMPGLLRDTLSTNKCYRREFLNEHAIRFPEGFHWEDLLFSATAYLNARRIVLIPNPVYYWEVMVRAAAKSISNQRSNIGNVRDRIGIHRRVDAVLDGFPDEAGRAEIRLAKAVKFIEHDLVLYLRELPYQTPEYIEECRALFRDYLLTLPLEQAFAQCAHRVAVAGAYLLVREDWPNLVTVSENLLDRTRITTDLVERDGRVYWCDDGHLDDALGRIALDVTEAGYHQLSLAESNLASRLTGLEVVASGRRTGRIRLTGETVNSLGRVPADVPLSAHFEFGPGQRAVRKYRVKLTEVRQEGSRIRWSGEVDVSRTVRPLGVVDPMFELRLRLKAGDLGTMATRITAIDLPPGAAQLELPARPLLTRLVGDRWTVRINHRGVVTLQLSARNFVARRVNASFETNATGTGGGRLLRLVRRGMRLAQKANQTRVKRRAFQLFARLPVKRGSVVFESHLGLSYSDSPKYLYQALRRHEYTGKMYWSYAENGNGFPKEAALLRRMSWGYVWALARAEFWVDNQGFPQWMGKRKQTTYIQTWHGTALKTMGVNTPQVRAMLTEQREALVHGVGRFDAFLVRSEYDIRTLVDAFEMRAEPLRTGYPRNDVLLGPEVAERSAALRARFNLPADRTVLLYAPTFRQRSGRFEPGFSFEDFAREFGRTHVLLVRAHYLNTVAVPPAARGAVQDVSHHPDVSELFLASDALVTDFSSVMFDYALLDRPMLFFAADKADYTRDRGTYFDLAAEAPGPYSTDPEAFFKSIKALTVEDSHAETRRAFARRYGEYDQGDAAEQVYRRFFAKGGK, from the coding sequence TTGCCGGAGCACAACGAGGTACAGGCGCCGGACCTCTCCGTCGTCATCATCGGGTACAACGACGCGGCCCGGCTTCCGACGGCGGTGCGCTCGGTGCTCGAGCAGACGCTGCACAACGTCGAAGTGGTCATCGTCGACGACCACTCCGGCGATGACACCCCGAAGGTGGCCGAACGGCTGGCGGCGCAGGATCCGCGGGTGAGCTACCACCGGCTGCCGGAGAACAGCGGCGGCTGCTCCAAGCCGCGCAACACGGGCATCGATCACGCGCGAGGGCGCTACGTGATGTTCCTCGACTCCGACGACGTGCTCGACCGGCACGCGTGCCTGAACATGCTTCAGGCCGCCGAGGAGAACGACGCGGACCTCGTCTCCGGGCTCTGCATCCGACGGCACGTCAACCGCTCCGGACTCGTCGAGGACGTGCCGTGGTGGCCGGACCTCTACACCCGGCGCCAGGTGCTCGACTCCGTCGCCGACATGCCCGGCCTGCTTCGCGACACGCTCTCGACCAACAAGTGCTACCGGCGCGAGTTCCTCAACGAGCACGCGATCCGCTTTCCCGAGGGCTTCCACTGGGAGGACCTGCTCTTCTCCGCGACCGCGTATCTCAATGCGCGCAGGATCGTGCTGATCCCCAACCCGGTGTACTACTGGGAGGTCATGGTCCGGGCGGCGGCCAAGTCCATCTCCAACCAGCGCTCGAACATCGGCAACGTGCGCGACCGGATCGGCATCCACCGCCGGGTGGACGCGGTGCTCGACGGCTTCCCGGACGAGGCGGGGCGGGCCGAGATCAGGCTGGCCAAGGCGGTCAAGTTCATCGAGCACGACCTGGTGCTCTATCTGCGCGAGCTTCCGTATCAGACGCCTGAGTACATCGAGGAGTGCCGGGCGCTGTTCCGGGACTATCTGCTCACCCTGCCGCTGGAGCAGGCCTTCGCGCAGTGCGCGCACCGGGTCGCCGTGGCCGGCGCGTACCTGCTGGTGCGGGAAGACTGGCCGAACCTCGTCACCGTCAGCGAGAACCTGCTCGACCGCACCCGGATCACCACCGACCTGGTCGAGCGGGACGGGCGCGTCTACTGGTGCGACGACGGACACCTGGACGACGCGCTCGGCCGGATCGCTCTGGACGTGACCGAGGCCGGCTACCACCAGCTCTCGCTGGCCGAGTCGAACCTGGCCAGCCGGCTGACCGGGCTCGAGGTCGTCGCCTCGGGCCGGCGGACCGGGCGGATCAGGCTGACCGGCGAGACGGTCAACTCGCTCGGCCGCGTGCCCGCGGACGTTCCGCTGAGCGCGCACTTCGAGTTCGGTCCCGGCCAACGCGCGGTGCGCAAGTACCGGGTGAAGCTGACCGAGGTGCGGCAGGAGGGCAGCCGCATCCGCTGGTCCGGCGAGGTGGACGTCAGCCGCACGGTCCGGCCGCTGGGTGTGGTGGACCCGATGTTCGAGCTCCGGTTGCGGCTCAAGGCCGGAGACCTGGGCACGATGGCCACCCGGATCACCGCGATCGACCTGCCGCCGGGCGCGGCGCAGCTCGAGCTGCCGGCCCGCCCGCTGCTGACCAGGCTGGTCGGGGACCGGTGGACGGTGCGGATCAACCACCGCGGCGTGGTCACCCTGCAGCTGTCCGCGCGCAACTTCGTGGCGCGCAGGGTCAACGCGTCCTTCGAGACCAACGCCACCGGCACCGGCGGCGGCCGGCTGCTGCGGCTGGTGCGCCGGGGCATGCGCCTGGCGCAGAAGGCGAACCAGACCCGGGTCAAGCGGCGCGCGTTCCAGCTGTTCGCCCGGCTGCCGGTCAAGCGCGGCTCGGTGGTGTTCGAGTCGCACCTCGGCCTGTCCTACAGCGACAGCCCGAAGTACCTCTACCAGGCGCTGCGCCGGCACGAGTACACGGGCAAGATGTACTGGTCGTATGCCGAGAACGGCAACGGCTTCCCCAAGGAAGCGGCCCTGCTCCGACGGATGTCCTGGGGATACGTCTGGGCGCTGGCCCGGGCGGAGTTCTGGGTGGACAACCAGGGCTTCCCGCAGTGGATGGGCAAGCGCAAGCAGACCACGTACATCCAGACCTGGCACGGCACGGCCCTGAAGACCATGGGGGTCAACACCCCGCAGGTGCGCGCGATGCTGACCGAGCAGCGCGAGGCCCTGGTGCACGGCGTGGGCCGGTTCGACGCCTTCCTGGTGCGCTCCGAGTACGACATCAGGACCCTGGTGGACGCGTTCGAGATGCGGGCCGAGCCGCTGCGCACCGGCTACCCGCGCAACGACGTCCTGCTCGGCCCGGAGGTGGCCGAGCGCTCGGCCGCGCTGCGGGCCCGGTTCAACCTGCCGGCCGATCGCACGGTGCTGTTGTACGCGCCGACCTTCCGGCAGCGCAGCGGCCGGTTCGAGCCGGGTTTCTCCTTCGAGGACTTCGCCCGCGAGTTCGGCCGCACCCACGTACTGCTGGTGCGCGCGCACTACCTCAACACGGTCGCGGTCCCGCCCGCGGCGCGCGGCGCGGTCCAGGACGTCTCGCACCACCCGGATGTCAGCGAGCTCTTCCTCGCCTCGGACGCCCTGGTCACGGACTTCTCCTCGGTCATGTTCGACTACGCGCTGCTGGACCGCCCGATGCTCTTCTTCGCGGCGGACAAGGCGGACTACACCCGGGACCGGGGCACCTACTTCGATCTCGCGGCCGAGGCGCCGGGTCCCTACTCCACCGACCCGGAGGCCTTCTTCAAGTCTATCAAGGCCCTGACGGTGGAGGACTCCCACGCCGAGACCCGGCGCGCCTTCGCCCGGCGCTACGGCGAATACGACCAAGGCGACGCGGCGGAGCAGGTCTACCGGCGCTTCTTCGCGAAGGGCGGGAAGTGA
- a CDS encoding response regulator transcription factor, with protein MATTDAAELLIVEDDSEVREALGRALKLEGYGVALAADGAQALNAVSVSPPDLIVLDVAMPGLDGLGVARALRAANDRTPVLMLTARDAVQDRVMGLNAGADDYLVKPFALAELVARINALLRRATSEPLVDPGLLSCGDLVLDLGARQLRRSGHTEDLTKIEFDLLELLLRNAGRVVTRELIRDRVWGYDGVPGSNSMEVFISVLRRKTEPGGAPRVIHTVRGVGYTLRTPS; from the coding sequence ATGGCGACGACTGATGCTGCGGAACTGCTGATCGTCGAGGACGACAGCGAGGTGCGCGAGGCCCTGGGGCGTGCGCTCAAGCTCGAGGGCTACGGCGTCGCGCTCGCGGCGGACGGAGCGCAGGCCCTCAACGCCGTCAGCGTCTCGCCGCCGGACCTGATCGTGCTCGACGTGGCCATGCCCGGCCTCGACGGCCTCGGCGTCGCCCGGGCCCTGCGCGCGGCCAACGACCGCACCCCGGTGCTCATGCTCACCGCGCGCGACGCGGTGCAGGACCGGGTGATGGGCCTGAACGCCGGCGCCGACGACTACCTGGTCAAGCCGTTCGCGCTGGCCGAGCTGGTGGCCCGGATCAATGCCCTGCTGCGCCGCGCCACCTCCGAGCCCCTGGTCGACCCGGGCCTGCTCAGCTGCGGCGACCTGGTGCTCGACCTCGGCGCCCGCCAGCTGCGCCGGTCCGGCCACACCGAGGACCTGACGAAGATCGAGTTCGACCTGCTCGAGCTGCTGCTGCGCAACGCCGGCCGGGTGGTCACCCGGGAGCTGATCCGGGACCGGGTCTGGGGCTACGACGGCGTGCCGGGCTCGAACTCCATGGAAGTGTTCATCTCCGTGCTGCGGCGCAAGACCGAGCCGGGCGGCGCGCCGCGGGTGATCCACACCGTGCGCGGGGTGGGGTACACCTTGCGGACGCCGTCGTGA